From Paenibacillus graminis, a single genomic window includes:
- a CDS encoding class I SAM-dependent rRNA methyltransferase yields MASVILERSRKKRLEQGHPWVYASEVASVDGEPQPGGLVDVLNHQGRYLATGYYNPASQIRVRILDRNPLAAMDTAFFAERFASCLRHRQRFLPGADAYRLVYGEADFLPGLIIDRFGEVLVVQLLTLGMDKCRDQIVQALVEVVVPRGIYERSDVSVRELEGLEQRTGVLYGECPRHITVSENGLKVIVDIEEGQKTGYFFDQRENRASIAPLIQGWGGRSGITLQEVAAEDGTVQTLPVNKSGKPVTFPYWDGATVLECFAHTGSFTLHACKYGAKKVTCLDVSAHAIESAKANVELNGFSDRVEFVVDDAFAFLRNQVKGLEERSERATGKTDANPGAKPAAAKTDTAKPMTAGGGRTWDVVILDPPAFAKTKSAVAGACRGYKDINLHGMKLVNEGGYLVTASCSYHMQPQLFLDTIAEAAKDAGKVLRLIEWRAAGKDHPQILGVDEGHYLKFAIFEVRSK; encoded by the coding sequence TTGGCATCAGTTATCTTGGAACGCAGCCGTAAAAAAAGGTTGGAGCAGGGCCATCCTTGGGTCTACGCCAGCGAGGTAGCATCTGTAGACGGAGAGCCGCAGCCTGGCGGATTAGTGGATGTGCTTAATCATCAAGGGAGATATCTGGCGACGGGTTATTACAATCCCGCTTCACAGATCCGGGTGAGAATTCTCGACCGGAATCCGCTGGCGGCTATGGATACCGCTTTTTTTGCTGAGCGGTTTGCAAGCTGCCTGCGCCATAGACAACGGTTTCTGCCGGGAGCGGATGCATACCGCCTGGTATATGGTGAAGCGGATTTTCTGCCCGGCCTGATTATCGACCGGTTTGGCGAGGTTCTGGTAGTGCAGCTGTTGACGCTGGGGATGGACAAGTGCCGCGATCAGATTGTGCAGGCGCTGGTGGAAGTCGTTGTACCGCGCGGCATATATGAGCGCAGTGATGTCAGCGTCCGTGAGCTGGAAGGGCTGGAACAGAGAACCGGAGTGCTGTACGGGGAGTGTCCGCGCCACATTACGGTGAGTGAGAATGGCCTCAAGGTGATCGTTGATATAGAAGAGGGCCAGAAGACAGGATACTTTTTTGACCAGCGCGAGAACCGGGCTTCCATTGCTCCGCTGATCCAAGGCTGGGGCGGACGCAGCGGGATCACGCTGCAGGAGGTTGCGGCAGAGGACGGAACGGTTCAGACTCTTCCGGTCAATAAAAGCGGCAAGCCGGTTACCTTCCCTTATTGGGACGGTGCGACGGTGCTGGAATGCTTCGCGCATACCGGCAGCTTCACCCTCCATGCCTGCAAATACGGAGCCAAGAAGGTCACCTGCCTGGACGTTTCCGCACATGCCATCGAGAGCGCCAAAGCAAACGTTGAGTTGAACGGTTTCAGCGACCGGGTGGAGTTTGTGGTAGACGATGCTTTTGCCTTCCTGCGCAATCAGGTAAAAGGTCTGGAAGAGCGCTCCGAGCGGGCTACCGGTAAAACGGATGCTAACCCAGGCGCCAAACCTGCTGCCGCCAAAACAGATACCGCTAAGCCGATGACTGCCGGCGGCGGGCGCACCTGGGATGTCGTAATCCTTGATCCGCCTGCTTTTGCCAAGACCAAAAGTGCGGTGGCTGGAGCCTGCCGCGGCTACAAGGACATCAACCTGCACGGCATGAAGCTCGTCAACGAGGGTGGCTATCTCGTAACGGCAAGCTGCTCTTACCACATGCAGCCGCAGCTGTTCCTGGATACCATCGCCGAAGCGGCGAAGGATGCCGGCAAAGTACTCCGTCTCATTGAGTGGCGGGCCGCTGGCAAAGATCATCCGCAAATTCTCGGTGTAGACGAAGGCCACTATTTGAAATTTGCTATTTTTGAGGTACGCAGCAAATAA
- a CDS encoding Na/Pi cotransporter family protein → MIRDLLFPVIYGLVIFLAGMKLMEAALAKLAGPLLTRSLHKATSTPLKGLIASSLLSALLQSSTAVTVLTIGMVNAGLLTYARTLGIILGSNIGTCLTTELIGLQISQMVAPLLVVSLCLWAAAVMLGELPAPSPRAAAACRRLSTPLQFTSLAAAGFSLVLWGIAVMQSIGPALQASGLFRWFLDHAATSALWGLAAGACLTAMLHSSAAVIGMAMGLASSGVMPPGLGIAIVLGANVGTCVTAVIAAIGGSASGKFVAGSHVALNVGGALLFLPFIQQLQVLSAWIGGGPATQLAHAQTIFNVVCSLGVLPLCYLPVWTRLEKRLQS, encoded by the coding sequence ATGATCCGTGATCTGCTGTTCCCTGTCATATATGGCCTTGTTATTTTCCTCGCCGGCATGAAGCTGATGGAAGCGGCGCTGGCGAAGCTCGCCGGCCCTCTGCTGACGCGAAGCCTGCATAAAGCAACCTCCACACCGTTAAAAGGCCTGATCGCCAGCAGCCTGCTGTCGGCGCTGCTTCAGAGCAGCACCGCCGTAACGGTACTGACCATCGGCATGGTTAATGCCGGATTGCTGACGTATGCCAGGACACTCGGCATCATCCTTGGCAGCAACATCGGCACCTGCCTGACCACGGAGCTGATCGGCCTGCAGATCAGCCAGATGGTCGCGCCGCTGCTGGTCGTATCGCTGTGCCTGTGGGCGGCGGCCGTCATGCTTGGCGAACTGCCGGCCCCAAGCCCAAGGGCAGCAGCAGCCTGCCGCAGGCTGTCCACACCGCTGCAGTTCACCAGCCTGGCGGCAGCCGGCTTTTCGCTTGTCCTCTGGGGCATCGCGGTCATGCAGTCAATCGGTCCTGCTCTGCAGGCCAGCGGCTTGTTCCGCTGGTTCCTGGACCATGCCGCAACCAGCGCGCTCTGGGGGCTGGCTGCCGGAGCCTGCCTGACGGCAATGCTACACAGCAGCGCGGCGGTCATTGGCATGGCGATGGGCCTCGCCAGCTCAGGCGTCATGCCGCCCGGGCTTGGCATCGCCATCGTGCTTGGCGCCAACGTTGGTACCTGCGTCACAGCCGTAATCGCCGCAATCGGCGGCTCGGCTTCCGGCAAATTTGTCGCCGGCTCGCATGTAGCGCTTAATGTCGGCGGCGCCCTGCTGTTCCTGCCTTTTATTCAGCAGCTTCAGGTCTTGTCCGCCTGGATTGGCGGCGGTCCGGCCACCCAGCTCGCCCATGCCCAGACGATCTTCAATGTCGTCTGCTCCCTTGGTGTGCTGCCGCTATGCTACCTGCCGGTATGGACCCGGTTGGAGAAACGGCTGCAATCGTAA
- a CDS encoding Ig-like domain-containing protein: protein MTVYRKMTKMILIMILLTFAVFPVNVFAATGDLNSIEFDSSAKVELTVGQTPKQLKVYASLEGSSSKRDITAAAIWTSSNTNVVKVANGLLTAVSTGTAMITATYNNAIATLEVSVTHPFKELTLERSSDGNYKLGDSEETLRVKAKAVGGESATSVKDVSADADWTSSNPNVLTIEDGKITLVGEGKSTVTAKYKGLTATFKAVVQLPYSAIVLKDKAKDTAVKEMELLVGDSPVQLSAVTKATESSPEKDIAADAQWTTSNESIAKVEAGKITIVGTGKAVITASYLGVSKSVDIYVRTPYEALLLNPEGDQTLFLGESLKVKSFVRDAVNSSQNQSARTVWSSDNQLAATVTADSVASEDAAATVTAKAVGTTVIKGEYLGVSKSFKLTVLPSLTELTADKTEQELFTADSESLPKVSGTKYDGTKLEISDQIEWTSADEGIAQIKDGKLVGGKAGTVTVTGKIKNSTAAASPSAIRSKSVELKVTVLNKVLVLIGPEDPQSLVIGEEAPLPGVKAVLENGDELDVTQTIKWEFSGSNAVIKQTAAGKTMKGLAKGSATLKGTYSNKTISIPVTIEQKVVKLLVEPSVLEMNVKASKSIKVTGTFSNGKTANFSGAMNWESSNSAVAAVKGTSVKAVGEGTATLTGSYQGITATVKITVVPKLTKLTVSETRLKLAPGASQGVVVTALYDTGKTATVTGSTVWTSSRPSVAKVSASGIITAVGKGTTSIKGKYNNKTVTVSVTVK, encoded by the coding sequence ATGACTGTGTACAGGAAAATGACGAAAATGATCCTCATTATGATATTGCTGACTTTTGCAGTTTTTCCGGTAAACGTCTTTGCAGCTACTGGCGACCTCAATTCCATTGAATTCGACAGCTCCGCAAAAGTAGAACTTACCGTTGGACAGACACCCAAGCAGCTTAAGGTATATGCCAGCTTGGAGGGATCTTCTTCCAAAAGAGATATTACGGCTGCGGCTATCTGGACTTCTTCTAATACGAATGTTGTCAAAGTAGCCAACGGATTGCTAACCGCGGTAAGCACTGGTACTGCGATGATTACAGCAACCTACAACAATGCGATAGCTACGCTTGAGGTATCCGTAACCCATCCCTTCAAGGAATTAACATTGGAGCGCAGCTCCGATGGCAACTATAAACTCGGCGACAGTGAAGAGACACTGCGGGTCAAAGCCAAGGCCGTTGGCGGAGAATCAGCCACTTCTGTAAAAGATGTGTCAGCCGATGCGGACTGGACCAGCTCCAATCCGAATGTACTTACGATTGAGGACGGCAAAATCACCCTTGTGGGTGAAGGGAAGTCAACGGTTACAGCTAAATACAAAGGGTTGACCGCCACTTTCAAAGCTGTGGTGCAGCTCCCGTATTCAGCCATTGTGCTGAAGGATAAAGCGAAAGACACAGCCGTCAAGGAAATGGAACTGCTGGTCGGCGACTCACCTGTGCAATTGTCCGCAGTGACCAAAGCAACCGAAAGCAGCCCGGAAAAGGATATTGCTGCGGATGCGCAATGGACAACCTCGAATGAGAGCATTGCCAAGGTAGAGGCCGGTAAGATTACAATAGTAGGAACAGGCAAGGCTGTTATTACAGCGAGCTATCTCGGGGTTTCCAAATCAGTAGATATCTATGTGCGTACGCCATATGAGGCGTTGCTGCTGAATCCCGAGGGTGATCAGACTCTTTTTCTTGGAGAAAGCCTTAAGGTTAAGTCTTTCGTCCGGGATGCCGTGAATTCGTCCCAAAATCAATCTGCACGTACGGTCTGGAGCTCTGACAATCAGCTGGCAGCGACAGTGACAGCCGATTCTGTGGCTTCAGAAGATGCTGCAGCTACCGTCACGGCCAAAGCAGTCGGGACTACAGTGATCAAAGGGGAGTATCTCGGTGTCAGCAAGTCATTCAAGCTTACTGTATTGCCGAGCCTTACTGAATTAACTGCAGATAAAACCGAGCAGGAGCTCTTTACGGCGGACTCCGAGAGTCTGCCAAAAGTAAGCGGGACAAAGTATGACGGAACCAAACTTGAAATCAGTGATCAAATCGAGTGGACCTCCGCCGATGAAGGGATCGCGCAGATCAAGGACGGCAAGCTTGTTGGCGGCAAGGCAGGCACGGTTACTGTTACCGGTAAGATCAAGAATAGCACTGCAGCAGCATCTCCTTCGGCCATCCGCAGTAAAAGTGTGGAACTGAAAGTGACGGTTCTGAATAAAGTGCTTGTGCTGATCGGGCCTGAAGATCCGCAGAGTCTGGTTATTGGCGAAGAGGCGCCGCTGCCTGGGGTTAAGGCGGTGCTGGAGAACGGGGATGAGCTGGATGTCACCCAGACGATTAAATGGGAGTTCAGCGGCAGCAATGCGGTAATCAAACAGACCGCTGCCGGCAAAACGATGAAGGGGCTGGCCAAAGGCTCTGCGACTCTGAAAGGTACCTATTCCAACAAGACCATCAGCATTCCGGTAACGATTGAGCAGAAGGTTGTGAAGCTGCTGGTAGAACCTAGCGTGCTGGAAATGAACGTTAAAGCCTCCAAATCGATCAAGGTGACAGGAACCTTCTCGAACGGTAAAACGGCGAATTTCTCCGGCGCTATGAACTGGGAGTCCTCCAATTCAGCGGTGGCTGCCGTAAAAGGGACTTCGGTAAAAGCGGTTGGCGAAGGTACAGCGACTTTGACAGGGTCCTACCAGGGAATTACAGCAACGGTCAAGATCACAGTTGTGCCTAAGCTGACCAAGCTTACGGTCAGCGAAACCAGACTGAAGCTGGCGCCGGGCGCTTCGCAAGGAGTAGTGGTAACTGCTCTGTATGATACCGGCAAGACAGCTACGGTCACAGGAAGCACGGTATGGACAAGCTCCAGGCCTTCTGTAGCCAAGGTCAGCGCTTCCGGGATCATCACTGCCGTTGGTAAAGGCACAACCTCAATCAAGGGCAAATACAATAACAAAACGGTAACGGTATCTGTTACCGTGAAATAA
- a CDS encoding NUDIX hydrolase, whose amino-acid sequence MAYKQISAGGVVYRKGADGLEVQLIVDRYGKISLPKGKMEQGETVEETALREIREETGTIGVIKAPIDVIKYTFQHPVHGLVNKEVHYFLVESVGGETKAQTEEINAVEWHDPAAAWIRGTAHSYSNNIQVLRKALSLLGVKPSS is encoded by the coding sequence ATGGCATACAAACAGATTTCAGCGGGCGGAGTAGTCTACCGGAAAGGGGCGGACGGTCTGGAGGTTCAGCTCATTGTAGACCGGTACGGCAAAATTTCGCTGCCCAAAGGCAAGATGGAGCAGGGGGAAACTGTGGAGGAGACCGCATTGCGCGAAATCCGCGAGGAGACAGGGACAATCGGGGTGATCAAAGCGCCCATTGATGTGATTAAATATACGTTTCAGCATCCGGTTCACGGCTTAGTGAATAAGGAGGTTCATTACTTTCTGGTGGAGTCTGTAGGCGGTGAGACCAAGGCGCAGACCGAGGAGATTAACGCTGTGGAATGGCATGATCCGGCGGCTGCCTGGATACGGGGAACAGCCCATTCGTACTCGAATAATATCCAGGTTCTGCGAAAAGCTTTATCTCTGCTGGGTGTGAAACCGTCTAGTTAG
- the mtaB gene encoding tRNA (N(6)-L-threonylcarbamoyladenosine(37)-C(2))-methylthiotransferase MtaB: protein MPSVAFYTLGCKVNFYDTEAIWQLFKNEGYEQVDFEGPADVYLINTCTVTNTGDKKSRQMIRRAVRRNPEAIVAVTGCYAQTSPGEILDIPGVDLVIGNQDREHIMTHVKNIRESRQPVNAVRNIMKTREFEELDVPGFADRTRAFMKIQDGCNNFCTFCIIPWSRGLSRSRDPKSIVAQAHQLVEAGYKEFVLTGIHTGGYGDDLENYRLADLLWELDQVDGLERVRISSIEASQIDGKLLEVLNRSSKMCRHLHIPLQAGHNEVLKAMRRKYTTEEYYAKMELIRQAMPDVGITTDVIVGFPGETEEMFRAGYDFMKAVNYSEMHVFPYSKRTGTPAARMLNQVDEDIKNARVQQLIDLSEEMQLAYARKFVGKTVSVIAERSAKNAPGRSTQHGFSDNYLQVFFGGDDSLQGELCQVKITEAGVNECRGELVSVSRSGLRRIVQ, encoded by the coding sequence ATGCCATCCGTAGCATTTTATACTTTAGGTTGTAAAGTGAATTTCTATGACACTGAAGCCATCTGGCAGCTTTTCAAAAATGAAGGTTACGAGCAGGTTGATTTCGAAGGGCCCGCCGATGTCTATTTGATCAATACATGTACAGTAACCAACACAGGCGATAAAAAAAGCCGCCAAATGATCCGCCGCGCCGTACGCCGCAATCCGGAAGCGATTGTGGCTGTAACGGGCTGCTATGCGCAGACCTCGCCCGGTGAGATTCTTGATATTCCAGGAGTCGATCTCGTGATCGGGAACCAGGACCGCGAGCACATCATGACCCATGTGAAGAACATCCGGGAATCCCGCCAGCCGGTGAACGCTGTCCGCAACATTATGAAGACACGGGAATTCGAGGAGCTGGATGTGCCGGGCTTTGCCGACCGGACGCGGGCTTTTATGAAAATCCAGGATGGCTGCAACAACTTCTGCACCTTCTGCATTATTCCCTGGTCGCGCGGCTTGTCGCGCAGCCGTGATCCGAAGTCGATTGTGGCCCAGGCGCATCAGCTGGTGGAAGCCGGATATAAGGAATTTGTCCTGACCGGAATTCATACCGGAGGTTATGGGGATGATCTGGAGAACTACCGGCTTGCCGATCTGCTGTGGGAGCTGGACCAGGTGGATGGTCTGGAGCGGGTGCGCATCAGCTCGATTGAAGCCAGCCAGATTGACGGGAAGCTGCTGGAGGTGCTGAACCGCAGCTCCAAAATGTGCCGTCATCTGCATATTCCGCTGCAGGCGGGACATAACGAAGTGCTGAAGGCGATGCGGCGCAAATATACGACAGAAGAGTATTACGCCAAAATGGAGCTGATCCGGCAGGCGATGCCGGATGTAGGTATCACCACTGATGTGATCGTCGGCTTCCCGGGTGAAACTGAGGAAATGTTCCGCGCCGGCTACGATTTCATGAAGGCGGTCAATTACTCGGAGATGCATGTATTCCCTTATTCCAAGCGGACAGGGACTCCGGCAGCACGGATGCTGAACCAGGTGGATGAGGACATCAAGAACGCCCGCGTTCAGCAGCTGATCGACCTCTCAGAAGAAATGCAGCTGGCTTATGCCCGCAAGTTTGTCGGCAAGACGGTATCTGTCATTGCCGAGAGATCGGCCAAGAATGCTCCCGGGCGCAGCACACAGCATGGCTTCAGCGACAACTATCTGCAGGTCTTCTTCGGCGGCGATGACTCGCTGCAGGGAGAGCTCTGCCAGGTGAAGATTACCGAGGCAGGAGTGAACGAATGCCGTGGTGAGCTGGTCAGCGTGAGCCGGAGCGGGCTCCGCCGGATTGTGCAGTAG
- a CDS encoding RsmE family RNA methyltransferase has protein sequence MQRYFVTPEQFQPDTVVISGEDARHIAKVMRGKAGDKLIVSDGVSREALVEIAGIEMGEVTVSILELLDMTHEPRIKITVAQSLPKGDKLETVIQKCTEIGAVGFIPFLSERTIVQYDERKESKRLERWRKICKEAAEQAHRNIVPEVHSPLSWKLLLKSFGEYDAVYFCYEKEEGLQLRSAAAPWLSALPPQSPGKVMVVVGPEGGFSPEECRAAEEAGAVSVGLGPRILRCETAGMVAAACILYESGEMGGA, from the coding sequence ATGCAGCGTTATTTTGTAACACCGGAGCAGTTTCAGCCGGACACGGTAGTCATCAGCGGAGAGGATGCCCGCCATATCGCTAAGGTCATGCGCGGCAAGGCCGGGGACAAGCTGATCGTCAGCGACGGAGTCTCCCGGGAGGCGCTGGTGGAGATTGCCGGGATTGAGATGGGTGAAGTGACCGTTAGTATCCTGGAACTGCTGGATATGACGCATGAGCCGCGGATCAAAATCACAGTAGCCCAAAGTCTGCCCAAAGGAGACAAGCTGGAGACGGTAATCCAGAAATGCACCGAAATCGGCGCGGTGGGCTTTATCCCCTTCCTTTCGGAGCGCACGATCGTGCAGTATGACGAGCGCAAGGAGAGCAAACGGCTGGAGCGCTGGCGCAAAATCTGTAAAGAGGCCGCTGAACAGGCACACCGGAACATCGTTCCGGAAGTGCATTCACCGCTTAGCTGGAAGCTGCTGCTGAAGAGCTTCGGGGAGTATGACGCTGTGTATTTCTGTTATGAAAAAGAAGAAGGCCTGCAGCTCCGCAGCGCGGCCGCTCCCTGGCTGTCCGCCTTGCCGCCGCAGTCTCCAGGTAAGGTTATGGTCGTTGTCGGTCCTGAAGGCGGCTTCAGTCCGGAGGAATGCCGTGCGGCTGAAGAGGCCGGGGCCGTGTCTGTCGGGCTCGGGCCGCGCATTCTGCGCTGCGAGACGGCAGGCATGGTAGCCGCAGCCTGTATTTTATATGAATCCGGAGAAATGGGGGGAGCTTGA
- a CDS encoding site-2 protease family protein produces the protein MDSLDRILVYPLQQLPFFLITIVIAFTVHEFAHAYFANKFGDPTARLLGRMTLNPAVHFDLFGIILLLLAGFGWARPVPVNRDNFRRPRLMGVIVSAAGPLSNFLLGIIGALIYAALYATGVMDSIANEQLLRAVYWFFGMFIPFNFFLFLFNLIPLPPLDGYRIIEDIAPRPIRGKLQQYEQWTVFIFLLIIFIPGLSAYTIGPLNDWSLQIANNFINMFLSLFGYGKL, from the coding sequence ATGGATTCACTTGATCGAATTCTAGTATATCCCCTGCAGCAGCTTCCGTTTTTTCTGATTACGATTGTAATCGCATTTACTGTGCATGAGTTCGCCCATGCATACTTTGCCAATAAGTTCGGCGATCCGACAGCCAGACTGCTTGGCCGCATGACGCTGAACCCGGCCGTTCACTTTGATCTGTTCGGTATTATCCTGCTGCTCCTTGCCGGATTCGGCTGGGCCCGTCCGGTTCCGGTGAACCGCGACAACTTCAGACGGCCCCGGTTGATGGGGGTTATTGTGTCCGCAGCTGGACCGCTCAGCAATTTTTTGCTCGGTATTATCGGTGCGCTGATCTATGCTGCACTTTATGCAACGGGCGTAATGGATTCCATTGCAAATGAACAATTGTTAAGAGCCGTTTACTGGTTCTTCGGCATGTTCATTCCGTTCAATTTCTTCTTGTTCTTGTTTAATCTGATTCCCCTGCCGCCTCTGGACGGCTACCGGATTATAGAGGATATCGCACCGCGGCCGATCCGCGGCAAGCTGCAGCAGTATGAGCAGTGGACGGTCTTTATCTTTTTGCTTATTATCTTTATTCCCGGATTAAGCGCGTATACGATCGGGCCATTGAATGACTGGTCCCTGCAAATCGCAAATAATTTCATTAATATGTTTCTTAGCCTGTTTGGATATGGAAAGCTGTAA
- the prmA gene encoding 50S ribosomal protein L11 methyltransferase, with translation MLWHELTVHTTEEAQEMISNLLYEAGAGGVSIEESGTLNKTRDTRYGELYDEPLNDIPEGEAVIKGYYAETVSMDDIIEELAPRVAELRGFGIDPGQALISWKTVDEDDWAHAWKQYFKPLRVSDRLTIKPTWEEYTPADSAEKIIELDPGMAFGTGTHPTTALCLRALEQHIQGGEEVIDVGTGSGILAVGAILLGAKSVLALDLDPVAVNSARENVALNRLQDRIAVKESDLLSLLGGGERALDTAAGEMWPSARPSHPLEPGAVSAGPGSESGYGVTLPVKIVVANILAEIIVLFTDDVYRALQPGGIYITSGIYKDKEELVAKALVSSGFEIMEVSREEDWVAFTAGKR, from the coding sequence ATGTTATGGCACGAACTGACGGTACATACAACAGAAGAAGCGCAGGAGATGATATCCAATCTGCTGTATGAAGCCGGAGCAGGCGGTGTTTCCATTGAGGAATCGGGAACGCTGAACAAAACACGGGACACCCGTTACGGTGAATTATACGATGAACCGCTCAATGATATCCCTGAAGGGGAAGCAGTGATTAAAGGCTATTATGCCGAAACTGTCTCCATGGACGATATTATAGAAGAACTTGCTCCAAGAGTTGCCGAGTTGCGCGGGTTCGGGATCGACCCCGGCCAGGCGCTGATTTCCTGGAAAACAGTGGATGAGGATGATTGGGCACATGCCTGGAAGCAGTATTTCAAGCCACTGCGTGTATCGGACAGGCTGACGATTAAGCCGACCTGGGAAGAATACACCCCCGCAGACTCCGCTGAAAAGATTATTGAGCTTGATCCCGGAATGGCCTTCGGAACCGGAACCCATCCAACGACGGCGCTGTGCCTGCGTGCACTGGAACAGCATATCCAAGGCGGCGAAGAGGTGATCGACGTTGGTACGGGTTCCGGCATTCTTGCCGTAGGTGCAATTCTGCTGGGCGCCAAGTCGGTGCTTGCGCTGGATCTGGACCCGGTGGCAGTGAACAGTGCGCGCGAGAATGTGGCGCTAAACCGTCTGCAGGATAGAATTGCAGTAAAGGAAAGCGATCTTCTGTCGCTGCTGGGCGGCGGCGAACGGGCGCTGGATACGGCAGCCGGAGAGATGTGGCCTTCGGCAAGGCCTAGCCATCCGCTGGAACCCGGGGCAGTTTCTGCCGGTCCGGGAAGCGAATCGGGATATGGCGTTACCCTCCCGGTGAAGATTGTGGTCGCCAATATTTTGGCGGAGATTATTGTCCTGTTCACGGATGATGTCTACCGTGCCCTGCAGCCGGGCGGAATCTATATCACCTCCGGTATTTATAAGGATAAGGAAGAGCTCGTGGCGAAAGCGCTGGTGTCTTCCGGTTTTGAGATTATGGAAGTATCCCGTGAAGAAGATTGGGTGGCGTTTACAGCCGGAAAGAGGTAA
- a CDS encoding DNA-3-methyladenine glycosylase I, with protein sequence MQITRCGWVNEDPLYIAYHDEEWGKPLYDDRKLFELMMLEGMQAGLSWYTVLKKREHFREVFDGFDPEKIVLYDEAKIEALMQDTGIIRNRLKIQAVIQNAAVFQEISREAGGFAKVLWSFTGGKPVINKWAARSEVPATSPQSDQMSKALKKKGMKFVGSTICYAFMQASGMVDDHTTDCFCHSSKRGSDI encoded by the coding sequence TTGCAGATCACACGCTGTGGCTGGGTCAATGAAGACCCGCTGTATATAGCTTATCATGATGAGGAATGGGGAAAACCCCTGTATGATGACCGGAAGCTGTTCGAGCTGATGATGCTGGAGGGCATGCAGGCCGGGCTGAGCTGGTATACGGTATTGAAAAAACGGGAGCACTTCCGTGAAGTATTCGACGGATTTGATCCGGAAAAGATCGTGCTGTATGACGAAGCGAAGATCGAAGCTTTAATGCAGGACACGGGAATTATCCGCAACCGGCTGAAGATTCAAGCGGTCATTCAAAATGCTGCGGTGTTTCAGGAGATTAGCCGGGAAGCGGGCGGCTTTGCAAAAGTTCTCTGGAGTTTTACGGGTGGAAAGCCGGTGATTAACAAATGGGCAGCACGGTCTGAGGTTCCGGCTACCAGTCCTCAGTCCGACCAGATGAGCAAGGCGCTGAAGAAAAAAGGGATGAAGTTTGTCGGCTCCACCATTTGCTATGCGTTTATGCAGGCCTCCGGCATGGTGGATGACCATACGACGGATTGCTTTTGCCACAGCAGCAAGCGGGGTTCGGACATCTGA